Below is a genomic region from Neovison vison isolate M4711 chromosome 9, ASM_NN_V1, whole genome shotgun sequence.
cctccagcaGCAGCTGGTGGCTATCTGCTTCTCAGCCCCAGCAGCTGTGCGTGCTCTCTCCCCTGAGCCCCCGGAATGCAGACGTGCCTGCAGCCAGCACCGGCAGGCAGCCcgggaggggagcaggggagaggaaagCTTAGAGGAAAATTACCCGGCTCTGGCCCAGCCAACGCTGGCCCTCACAGCTTACCTCCCAGAGAAGGGATCTGGGGGTCTGGCAGGCTCTTTCTGAGTCATGGTCTGTCTTGGCCCCAAGCCTTGACCCCTGTCTGAGCTCGTAGGGTGGTAGAGGGTACCCTGAGCCCCACTTGTCCGGGACACTCCCACtctttggcagagaaagagacagggaggaggaggcaaaAAAACAGACAGGCCTTTGTGAGAGGAGCAAATTGGCTCCTGCTGCTTTGTGCTGAAGCCCCAGGCAGACATGGACAGGGTCCTTCTGCGACCCGGGAGCCTGTCCCGTTGCTGTATCTCAAGCCCTCTACCCTGGCTACCATGTCCCAGCATCATACACACCACGTTCTCCATGACCCACAGCAGCCCTGTGTTCCTCATGCCTTGTCCTGCATGTGTACCCCGATGCGTGGTGTGTGGACTGGGGCCCAGGTCACTTCGACTGTACATTGTGCTCCATGATCTTCTGTGTTCGATCCTCTGTTGTATGTACCATCTTTTGAAAAACGAGGTTCTGTCCCATGAAAGTGTGTGCCACAAACTTTGTGCCAGGCCCATGAACAGCCTCCCTCACTCTGTGCTGGGATTTCAGTCAGAGTCCCAGCCCTTCCATCCATTACCCATGCGACCTGAGAGCAGTCGCCTCCGCTCTCGGTGCCTCAGTACCTTTGGCTGTGAAATGGAAATGATATTAACACTCACCGCATAAGAGTTGTTGTGGGAACTGAAGGAAATCATGCATTGAAACAGCTTAGCCCAGTGCAGTGCACAGAGTCAACACAGTGTTTGCTAACACTGTTACAAGAACACCCAGGCATCTGTACTACCTCCTGTATGATCCCCGCCGGGCTCCCACATCCCTGGCTCATACAAGGCATCAGACCTTCTAccacattagggaaattcaaacaATAAGGTACAAGAAGGCTATGATTTTCCCCTTTCCTACGGAGGAGAaatccaaggctcagagaggggtaATAatctgcctgaggtcacacagccagaaggAGTGAAGCTGGGAGGGGCACACACAGGTCCGAGCACTcaaagggacagaaagtagattagtgatggaccccactgtgtgtgtgtgtgtgtgtgtgtgtgtgtgtgtagactgCCAGCAAGCAGGCAGAGGATCATTCAGCAAGGATTCGGGGCGATGAAAATATCCTCAAACTGGATAGTGATAATGGTGGCTTAACTCTGTAAAATTCACTAAAAGTCACTGAATTAACTAAAACGGGTAAATTATGTGTATGCAAATTACGTGTAAATTTACTTTGACAACTGATGTACATTGGACTTCCAAAAagctgtgttttttgttgttttttctttttttttttaaagcccatgtACTTCCCATGCACCATTCTGTCCAAGCATGCAGCTAGAAAAGGGACTCTCCTTGAATTAGGAGGGTGGTCAAGCAAAGGCTTAGCAACCGCTCCGAGGCCCAGCCAGGGAGAGCCTTGCACTGCAAGGTTCCCAAACACCTCTGCAGCCCAGGTGTGCAGCACAGTCACCTGGGGAGCTCCAGGAAACGTGGATTcccaggctccacgcccagcctcTGAATCGATAGGTTAGGGTGGGGCCCGGGCACCTGGGATTCTGAGGCTCAGTCTGGAATGGGAGCCCTCATCATAGCCCAGCATTTCCTTTCACacttggggaaacagaggctaGGCGGGACTGGGGACTTATCAGACCTAGTGGATCAAGCAGTGGGAAAGCTGGGGCTAGAACTGGGGGGGCCcctttcttgtcctttctctcatttccctcctcttccctggcCCTCTGCCTCCTGGTGACTCAGGGCTCTGAGTCAGACTGTGGCACCACAGAGTAAATTTCTCAGGAAAAACAATCCCTAAACAAAGCCTCCCCTGATCTGGGGAACAGAATAGGCCCAGGAGGCTAAGAGAGGGCGGGGAGAAGGACATAAGCTGGAGGTGGAGGCCAGGACCCCACGACCTGGTCTCTCCTATTGACCACTGACTTGCGTGGGGTCCTAGAGACGGCACTTCCCTGCCctgagcctccgtttccccaCCCGTAAGTAACACCTACTATTGCACATAGAGGCTTATTGTGGACACGCAACACGGTAAGTATTTATAAGCTTTCTCTTGTTGATAACACTTTCCCAAACCCACGGCTAGCATCATTCCGTTTCACAGGCAGGGAAACTAAGGTGCAGAGGGCTTTATCCAAGGTTGCAGTTAGGAAGTGCAGAGAGATGTCTGCATCTAGGCCTGTGTAAGTCGGAGGTCTTCCTCTCATGCCCACACACCTTGAAAACACAGCTACTGCTGCATCAGCACACAGGTCATAGCTAATCAAACACAAGGCGGATGGCCACCGTGGCTTCCCCACCACAAATACCTTCCTCCTCGTGCCTTTGCTTCCGGCCCTGCAGGGAGCGCACGTGAACTCGCGAAATCATCCAGTGGCTCTGGGCAGCAGGAGCGCAGGGCAGGCAGCATCCGGGACCCAAAGAGCCTTATAGCAGGACAAGTACAAGAACAAAGGGAGGTTTTTCTCTGGGGAACTGGGAACCGGCAAGTCAGGAGGAGGGAatagcaaaggcagaggctccaaggCGTGACCCACATAGAGCAATGAGGACACTGGAGAGGCGTGGCTGGGGAAGGGGTCTGAGTGCCACGAGTCCGGGCCGGTCCCAGGGGGGTAGAGAGAACAGGATCCCAGCTGATGTCTGCTCTGTAGACGGCCTGGCTGGTGGAAGTTCTACGGGTCGGTGGTTGGGACTTCCCCTGGATCCCCTTCTCGGAGCAGGCTTCAAGGACCACCTCAGATCCCCTGCTACTCACCCACAGGTCAGAATCGCCCCCCAGGGCCTCTTCCTCGGCCATAGCTGGgctgggcagagagcaggcaAGCTTCTTCTTCCCACATCAACCTAATCACACAGGCCTATAAATAGGACCCTGTGGCTTAGTCCAAAATAGCTATGCCAGGCTCAGTTCCGCAGCCCTCACATGGGCACACGCGGTTCCGGAAATGGTCCTTGACACACTgacccattaaaaaacaaaacgtcCTCAGGAAACTATTGTTTCATGCTAGATCTAATTCACTTTCTCAAACATGAGGCAGTGGACTGGGGAGAAAAGCCCACCCGATTACTGCTGATGTTTGGAGATGGCCCCTGTGAGCCCTCTCTGCTTCCTACTCTCTGGGGACCCTGAGCAAGCAACTActctctctaggcctcagtttccccaaatgtAACTAGGTGTTTGGATGATTTTCTCTGGGCCTGTCTAGCCAGGATACTCCCTGGAAGTGTTCGAGAGAGCTCCTAGCCCCAAAATGCCCATTCTATTATTACCCCTTCCTCCATCgacttagggatttttttttttttttaattatcagcatttaaaaagtGAGAATTCCAAGAAGGAGAAATGAACAGGTCCGAGCCCTGCTACTGAAGGGCTAGGTGATCTTAGATgagtcactgtctctctctgggcCCCAGATTCCTCAGCCATAAGATTAAAGGTGCTAGTGGGATCATTACAGATTTGCGGCCATAGAGGACTCCCCAGGGGGCAGGTTACAACACGGATGGGGCTGTTACCAACCAACAGGGAAATAAACATAACTGAGCTATCAGTCTACAACAGGCTTATGCTTACGACTTTATTTCCCCATCAGCTATCCGCAGCAGCCCTGTACCACCCCCATTTTCACAGCTGAGTAAACAGAGGCTAAGGGGTTAAGGGATGAGAACAGCAAGTCAGAGCCAGAGTGACGTTTCAGGCTCAGACCTGTTGCCTCTAATGTCCTAGATGTAACTGCAGGGGGCTCAGAAGTGCCGACCAACGGGGACATAACCCAACAAGGGCAGGGGACAGAAAGGGGATAAGAGTATTTTACTGTGTGTGCACaggtgggtgggtgagtgggagTGGCCAGGTTTCACCCAGTGACACTCGTTCTCTCCAACCAGTTTACAATGACCCTGCCCTGTgccctcctctccacctcccacctGTTCTCAGCTGCCACTGTGCAAATCAGTCCTCAGCTCAAAGCCCGTCCCTGGCTCCCTGGCACCTAGAGGACTGAGACTCAGCATCTCCAGCCACTCCCCACCTCAGCCCCACACTCCTGCTTTAGCCACACTGCTCACCAGTCTCTAAGCACAGTGGCTCCGGGTGGCCTTTGCACATGTGACTCCCTTGGCTGGAATGTCCCAGTGCCCCCTCAGCCCAGTGCTTGACGTAGCGTAGGAAAAGCCTTCCCTGGCTCCTGGAGACCCTGTCCTCATCCCAGAGCACTCTGGGCCTCAGCCCCCACAAATGAGATAGGATCTAACTCACCTTCCCTCTGAAGTGCAGGAGTTCAGCAAAGGTTTGCCAGGTAAATGAAAAGACGCAAAGAGCAGAGAGAATGCTAGAAAGTGCACATTTCCCAGGACTGACCAATACCAAGCCAGGAAGCCTCTACTGAGGCAGTGTTAGGACACCACGCTGTGGAAGAGCCAAAAATTACACCCTCAGGACAGATCACAGAGTGGGACCTACGCCAGCTCTTTCAAGGGCTCCCCCTAATAATGTGATCTGCGCAGGTCTCTCTCCTGCTTTCAAACGTCCAGCTGTGCCCCAGTGGTTTAGGATAAAATCAGAACTCGGACTAAGGCCCCTAAGGGTCTGCGTGCCTGGGGTACTGCTCCACCTCTAGGGCCTTCCACAGTCATGGTCACACTCCTCTCTTCCAGTTCCTCCCGCGGTCACGCTCCTCTGTTCCTGTTCCTCCACGACCACACGCAACGTGCCGCCTCACAACCACGTGTccgtgctgttccctctgcctggggacTCCCTTCCCGGCTCATACAGccacctgctctcccctctccagGTCTGGACTCTCTCAGGGAGGCCCTCAGTCCTGTGTCGGGTCCAGATGCCCCCAGGCCCACCCAACTCCACGTTCTCTTAGAACCCTAGTCATCTCCTGCTCAGCCGAGGAACGGGTGGATCTTTTATGTGTGTCGCGGCTGACTGCTGTAAGTCGCAACACTGCACGCCCAGGAGGGTTGGGAAAATCCTGCTCTTTGCTGATGCTCCAACACTGGTTCCAGGCCCAGGTATCTGGCGATGCACACACGACTGAATGAACGAGCAAAGGAGCAAATGAACCTATAGGAGTAATGCAAGACCAGAGGGTGGTGAGAATCCTGGTGAACGTCGGAGGCAGGAAGACAGCGCCCTGAGAAAATCAGTGAAGTGGGAGatcagctggggggtggggggagcctccCAGAGCAACAAGGAGAGAGCACTTTCGGAAGGAGAAGGTATTCATGCTCCAGCAGGTGGTACAAGGAGACCTGAGGGCATGCCATCGGATTTTGACACATCGGAGGTCCCTGGGGCCCCCCAGTTGAACCCCAGTTCAGCAGAGGTGGGCATGAGGTGGGATGCACTGCAGGGGGACAGCAGTTGAAGGGGTGGGGTAGCAAAACTCTCATTAACAGGTACTCAGCTGGGCCCGAGCCAGCCTGGCCCCGGCAGGGTCTGCAGAAGTGGGGAAGACAGAAGACAGGTCCCTGTGTCCTTGCTGCCAAAAGCATCGGCAGAGTGTAACACTCTTTGGTGACAGATCACTTTGAGGCAATTCAGCTCTGGCTGAACTGTCAGGGCTCTGGCCCCAAAGCAGGAGCATTAGAACCAAGACTGGCCCCAGATCCCTTCTTTCTGGGCAGCATTACCCTTAGGGCACAGCTGGAGTGGGCCAAGCACATCTCTACACCTAGCCAGCCTTCTAGGAATCCCTGGGTTTGTAGACAAACCGCTCCCGAGACCATCAAAAGGTCCCTGCTTCTAAGCTCTGGGAAAGAGGAACAGCTCGGAGGAGGGTCACCACCCAAAGCCAGCTGGGCCACAGCAGATGAGTAAACCCTGGAGTCATTCAGCCCCTTCTCCTTTTGGCCCCCAAGGGTGATGTCATGGGCTGGAGGGGTATTTTCCAGGTTCTCCATACAGTTGCTGTTAGAAATTCACTTCTGCTCCGGGCATTGAAGGCTGGTTTTTTCCCTGGTAGTAATCCTTCCCACTTCGCAGCTCACAAAGCTCTTGAGCATCTGTGAGCTCATACAGTCCTCACGACAACCTTGttaggtgggtgggtggaagaccaatatacccattttataggcgaagaaactgaggcctaagCCAGGCCATGAAGTGGGTCCCCTGCTTCCAGCCCAGAGCACCGCACGCCCGCCCCCTGTGTGTCAGCCTCCTACAGCGGGTCACCTGTGAGTCTGATAGTCAGGGGGGCCCCCACCTGCCAGCTGTCCCAGGTGGGTATGACTCATCCCCCTGCCCTGTGACTCACACAGCTCGGCTCCTCCTCCAATGGTCAACAAGCCTGGAGACTGGCAGCCACAGCCCAGCTTTTTCTCACCTCTCCAAAGCCTCTGGGGAGAATTCCTGAACCTCCAAGGAATCCACCCTCTTACAGAAGAGCTAACAAAGTCCTTAAGAGGGAAAGCAACTTCCCTACAGCCACACAGTGAGAGCACAGcacagcagaggagaggggccCAGGCGCCCTGGCATCCAGCCCACCCTTGCCTCTTCCTCACAGTATCACCCTCTCCCGGTCTCCCTCGCAAGGGAGGGTGAGGAACAGATGAGGCAATGAGCATTAACAGACTCTGGGCTTTACTACAGAAGCCTCAGGGACGCCCTCTGAATCCACGGTGGTGACAAGCAGCTGCTTCCACTGTCTCCTCCAGactcctctgggaagccagagCTGGGTTTAGGAGGATTCAGAGGTATCTGCTCTGCTCCACCTACCTTGCAGGGCTGTGAGGGGAAGAGGACTGCTCCGTGCGGAGGTGCTGGGACCACGGGAGAGGCACAGGAAAGGCGGTTATCTGCACCACCTGTAAATAAAGGGCCAAGAGTCTCAACATCAGGTGCTCAAGGCCATCTGGTCAAATCCCAGGTTATACTTCCACTCGTCCCCAgcagccatcaccacagtcaCATGGCCTCTACTTGCACACTCCAAGCAACAGGGCACTCACTTCTTGCCCAGGCTG
It encodes:
- the LOC122917044 gene encoding LOW QUALITY PROTEIN: putative uncharacterized protein GSN-AS1 (The sequence of the model RefSeq protein was modified relative to this genomic sequence to represent the inferred CDS: deleted 1 base in 1 codon), giving the protein LIPLPCDSHSSAPPPMVNKPGDWQPQPSFFSPLQSLWGEFLNLQGIHPLTEELTKSLRGKATSLQPHKASGTPSESTVVTAAASTVSSRLLWEARAGFRRIQRYLLCSTYLAGL